From the Carassius auratus strain Wakin chromosome 36, ASM336829v1, whole genome shotgun sequence genome, the window TTTCCTCATTGCGGCAAAATGCAGAAAAACATGTGGCCATCAGAAGAAATCAGGAAGTGTTTGGTTACAGTATTAATTGAAGGAAGTCCACAGATTTACCTCTTATTCCAGCTGGCAGTGATGCTGAGCGTTCTGATCCTGCTGCTGAACCTCGGAGGAGCTGCGGCTCTCAAGATCTGCTCCTTCAACATAAAGTCATTCGGAGAGAGCAAAATCTCCAAACCAGATGTGCTGGACATTATAGTCAAGGTGAGCGTCCCATGTTTAATACTGCAttctatttaataattaatgcaaaattcAAAACGCTTGGATGCTATTTGAATGTATATTTCATAATTCACTACTTtaaattgtattgtgttttattcatgtttgaaTGTATAATGAACTTCGTATGGTTTTATGGAAAAACGCTCACCAATACAAGACTTGGCTGCAGTTCCACTCTCTAAACCACTGACTTACTGTGTAAAGGAAGAAAATGTCTTTACATAACAAACCAGATAATATTATGTTTCTAAACATCATTGCATGTCATTATAAGAGGAACAAGACGTTTTGTCGTCTCATTAATTGCTCAGATCTGCCAAGGTACAAAATGTTCAGATTCTGGTGACTGGACATGTGAATGATACTTACATTGTGATGTGATTTTCACGGCATAAACAAACAGTGATGAAATGAATTAATTCACATTGTCACACTGCAGAGCATCAGTAGCTGTGACCTCATGCTTGTCCTGGAGATCAAAGATGCAAAAGGAAAAGTGTTTAATCAACTCATGACTCACCTGAACAGGTGCTCTGAATAAAGTCTCAATGAATATtgtaaaatgacaaacaaaatacTAAATCTTTGCAAAATGTCTCCACAGCAGGTCCAGGACACGAGCAAATCAATTTAGCTCCGTCATTAGTGAGAGACTCGGGAGAAAGTCATACAAGGAGCAATATGCCTTCATTTACAGGTATGTGTAATTTATCAAcaaatattaaatcattattaatgttatagCAGCATGCAAGAATAGGTTCATATATGTTTCTTTAGATGCACAATGCATGTGGATTGatgctttttttacatttagtgttAATGTTATCTAAAATTTCCTGTGGGAAAAGAAAATTGGGGGGGTTTCTAGGTTTTACTGCAGCAGAAAACAGAAATGTATGTTGGTTTACCAAAGGTGCAGCCGCACAGCAGACATTTAATAGTTTGTCTAAAACTATTGCTAGTTGCTAGATATTGGTATAGGGACTTCCCTGCTGAGAAAAACAATAGTAAACCATCACAGAAattataatggtttccacaaaaataccaTTACAAACCATCTATCAACCATTAAgaaattgtttaattgttttctgTAGTGGCCATATATTCCATCAAGCCACCAATAGAAAGCGATAAATGGCCAGCAGAGACCGGGTTTCCATATGCATCTACCAAgggtaaaaaaagaaatcaggttataataataattcatttctgATCATAACAGGCAGAAGATGTTGTCTGTGAAATCCGTCTATCAGTATCCAGACGCTCAAACCGGAGATGAAGACGCTTTTGCTCGAGAACCGTTCGTCGTGTGGTTTTCGTCTCCAAAAACGGGTGAGACGTGAAAGGTGAACCTATGACCTCCACACCGATGATGAAATGATGCCAAACATGTTTTCATCTGTCTCACTAGAAGTCACGGACTTCGTCATCATTCCTATTCACACGGCTCCTGAAGCGGCTGTGAGAGAAATCGACGAACTCTTCGACGTTTATCAGAATGTTTCTCAGCTGTGGCCTTCAGACGTGAGCGAAGCCTTTCTCTCTCAGACTCCCAACTCGATTAGAAACAGAAACGTCATTTCCTAATGTTATCT encodes:
- the LOC113055438 gene encoding deoxyribonuclease gamma isoform X2; translated protein: MQKNMWPSEEIRKCLVTVLIEGSPQIYLLFQLAVMLSVLILLLNLGGAAALKICSFNIKSFGESKISKPDVLDIIVKSISSCDLMLVLEIKDAKGKVFNQLMTHLNRSRTRANQFSSVISERLGRKSYKEQYAFIYRQKMLSVKSVYQYPDAQTGDEDAFAREPFVVWFSSPKTEVTDFVIIPIHTAPEAAVREIDELFDVYQNVSQLWPSDNFIIMGDFNAACGYVPKRQWVNIRLRSETEFVWLTGDQLDTSVKTSTKCAYDRVVLRGEKMTEAVNPESVEVFNFKEEFGLTEQEALAVSDHFPLCITVNQAQRKR
- the LOC113055438 gene encoding deoxyribonuclease gamma isoform X1 yields the protein MQKNMWPSEEIRKCLVTVLIEGSPQIYLLFQLAVMLSVLILLLNLGGAAALKICSFNIKSFGESKISKPDVLDIIVKSISSCDLMLVLEIKDAKGKVFNQLMTHLNSRSRTRANQFSSVISERLGRKSYKEQYAFIYRQKMLSVKSVYQYPDAQTGDEDAFAREPFVVWFSSPKTEVTDFVIIPIHTAPEAAVREIDELFDVYQNVSQLWPSDNFIIMGDFNAACGYVPKRQWVNIRLRSETEFVWLTGDQLDTSVKTSTKCAYDRVVLRGEKMTEAVNPESVEVFNFKEEFGLTEQEALAVSDHFPLCITVNQAQRKR